The sequence ATGTGGTAAAGGCCTGTACTGAAGCAGTAAAAGAGTGGAAAAAGCCAGTTTGGGTGAAATTAACGCCGAATGTCACAGATATTACAGTAATTGGTAAAGCAGCTGAAGAAGGGGGTGCGGATGCAATTGTTGCCATCAATACCGTTCGCGCCATGCGTATTTCAACCGGACTGCGACGGCCGGTTCTTGGGAATAAATTTGGGGGCCTTTCTGGAAAAGCGATTTTTCCCATCGCTGTCCGTTGTGTGTATGAACTCTATGAGGCCTGTTCAATTCCAATTATCGGATGTGGTGGCATTTCCTGCGCTGAGGATGTTATTGAGATGATGATGGCCGGGGCAGAGGGGGTTGAGATTGGAAGCGCCGTTGTCCAGGATCCTGAAATTTTCAGGCATATCGGTGAGGAATTATATGCTCCTGACGGAATTTCCGCTCGTGAGATTGTGGGGTGTGCTCATGTCTGATGGTCTTCCTGTTCCAGTTACAATCACTCGCGTAGTACAGGAGAGTCCGGGTGTTAGAACTATTTTTTTCGATCAGAATTTCTCCTCCAATCCCGGCCAGTTTGTTATGGTTTGGGTTGTGGGCACCGATGAGATTCCAATGGCTTTGTCATATCCCAATGCGGTTACCGTTCAGCGCGTAGGGGAAGCAACATCAGCATTAGTTACAATGAAACCTGGTGAGAAAATCGGGATACGGGGGCCATTTGGTAATGGGTTTACCATCCGGGGAAAAATTCTTGCCATTGCAGGGGGAGTTGGAACAGCTCCCCTTCTCAGGATTGGGCTTGAGTATCCTGATGTTACATTCCTACTTGGTGCCAGGACTGCTAGTGAATTGATTTTCTATAGTGTTCTTTCATCTACGTGTGATGTAAGGATTGCGACCGATGATGGATCTGCCGGTTATCATGGATATGTTGCAGGATTGCTCGATGAAATTGATCTTGATGAATATGAGAACATTGTAGTCTGTGGTCCTGATCCGATGATGCGTTCTGTCTTGTCTGTTCTTGAAAATAGGGATGTTCTTGAAAAATCACAGTTTAGCATGCACCGATATATGAAATGCGGGGTAGGGTTGTGCGGTTCATGCTGTATCGATCCTAATGGACTATGCGTCTGCAAGGATGGACCGGTATTTTCCGGGGAGATGCTGCTAAGAAGTGAACTAGGAAAATATCATAGAAATGCAGCAGGTTTAAAAGAAAAATAATGAATAGTTAATATTTTTCCTTTTTTGGAAAATTAAAAACATAATTGGTTATTTTGATCAAACCAAAAATGTATAAATATGACTCCGATGCTTTAGATCTCCAATATTTGAGATTTAATTCATAATTGCGAATAAGAAACCTTATACGTTCACTGATACAAATGGAGTATGTAATACCACAAAGAGAGGTATGGTGTAATCTACACCAAGCTGATACGTTAGTATTCATGTTTGGTACTCCTCGCATCAACACTCCGCCATACCTTCTTTGTTGGTCTTTTTTGAAGATTTCATTTTTGAGTATATTTCCAGAAGATTTTAGATCTGCTGAGAATCATTTCGGCAACTACATATACTCATGACTACAACTTTGTTATCCCACACGCTTCCTGAAACATCAGGAGCCGGCGGCCGGGGAATGTCTGCTTCGGAAGGTAAATACAAAAGTATATAACCTTCAGGGAGCAACGTAAGAGGCCGTTTTAATGGAGAGCCGACGAATGCATTGAAGTGCAGTATCGGTTCTGACATAGGAATACTGGTAATGTGGATATCTGTCTACATCTGCCAATACTTTAAGTGATACAGTGTGCGAGAAATTTGGAAATTCTGGTTGATCCTGCCAGAGGCCACTGCTATCGGGGTTTGACTAAGCCATGCGAGTCGAGAGGTGTAAGACCTCGGCGTACTGCTCAGTAACACGTGGACAATCTGCCCTGAAGTGGAGGATAATCCCGGGAAACTGGGGGTAATACTCCATAGTTCGTGCTGACTGGAATGTTATGCGAACGAAAGATCCGTCGCTTCAGGATGAGTCTGCGGCCGATTAGGTAGTTGTTGGGGTAACGGCCCAACAAGCCTGTCATCGGTACGGGTTGTGGGAGCAAGAGCCCGGAGATGGATTCTGAGACACGAATCCAGGCCCTACGGGGCGCAGCAGGCGCGAAAACTTTACCATGCGGGCAACCGTGATAAGGAAACCCCGAGTGCCAGCACAGGCTGGCTGTCCGCCAGTGTAAATAACTGGTGAAGAAAGGGCCGGGCAAGACCGGTGCCAGCCGCCGCGGTAATACCGGCGGCTCGAGTGGTGGCCACTATTACTGGGCTTAAAGGGTCCGTAGCTTGATATGCAAGTCTCTTGAGAAATCCGCCAGCTTAACTGGTGGGCGTTCAGGGGAAACTGCATTTCTAGGGACCGGGAGAGGTGAGAGGTACTGCCGGGGTAGGAGTGAAATCCTGTAATCCCGGTGGGACCACCTATGGCGAAGGCATCTCACCAGAACGGGTCCGACAGTGAGGGACGAAAGCTGGGGGAGCAAACCGGATTAGATACCCGGGTAGTCCCAGCTGTAAACGATGCGCGTTAGGTGTGTCAGTGACCACGTGTCACTGAGGTGCCGAAGGGAAACCGTGAAACGCGCCGCCTGGGGAGTACGGTCGCAAGGCTGAAACTTAAAGGAATTGGCGGGGGAGCACCACAACGGGTGGAGCCTGCGGTTTAATCGGACTCAACGCCGGGAATCTCACCGGATAAGACAGCTGAATGATAGTCGGGATGAAGACTCTACTTGACTAGCTGAGAGGAGGTGCATGGCCGTCGTCAGTTCGTACTGTGAAGCATCCTGTTTAGTCAGGCAACGAGCGAGACCCACGCGAGCAGTTGCCAGCTTGACCTTCGGGTTGATGGGGACACTGCTCGGACCGCCTCTGCTAAAGGGGAGGAAGGAATGGGCAACGGTAGGTCAGCATGCCCCGAATTATCCGGGCTACACGCGGGCTACAATGGATAGGACAATGGGTTTCTACACCGAGAGGTGATGACAATCTCCTAAACCTATCCGAAGTTCGGATTGCGGGTTGTAACTCACCCGCATGAAGCTGGAATCCGTAGTAATCGCGTTTCAACATAGCGCGGTGAATATGTCCCTGCTCCTTGCACACACCGCCCGTCAAACCACCCGAGTGAGGTCTTGATGAGGATGTATCTCTGATATGTTCGAATCTGGGTTTTGCAAGGGGGGTTAAGTCGTAACAAGGTAGCCGTAGGGGAATCTGCGGCTGGATCACCTCCTAACGAAATGAAAGTAGTAGCAGATGCAGACAGACCATAGAGTTGCCAGTGTTCCGGAATGGAATCAGAGGGCTCGTAGCTCAGTTGGAAGAGCGCGGCGTTTGCAACGCCGAGGCCTGGGGTTCAAATCCCCACGGGTCCACTGGTGTTAGATTTTAGATGCACCCGGTCTGGCGACAGATCCGGGGAAGGGCTTGAGACCCCGTGAAACCGGGGCAATGATACGCTGTGTAAAGGAGACGCAGAAAGAGATCACTAGGCGTTTCTGGACGTTACATGGGTTTGAAGAAACTACAAAGACGTTCTTACGCCTGTCAGTGGATGGCTCGGTTCGGGTGCCGACGAAGGGCGTGCCAAGCTGCGATAAGCTCCGGGTAGGCGCAAGGAGCCATTGAACCGGAGATCCCCGAATAGGACATCCAGATGCGTTCTGCATCATTCCGTCATCGGAAAGGGAACGCCCCGAATTGAAACATCTTAGTAGGGGCAGGAGAAGAAACCAACCGGGATGTCGTTAGTAGAGGCGATCGAACACGACAGAGTTCAAACCGAATCCTTCGGGAGATGTGGTGTATGGACCGCAGCAAAAGACATGCATTCAGAACTGAAGTTGCCTGGAACGGTGTACCAGAGAGGGTGACAGTCCCGTATGTGTATGAATGTATGCTTGAGCGGTATCCTGAGTAACGTGGGTCGGAATTCCCGCGTGAATGTGGGGGTCATCAACCTCCAAAACTAAATACTCCCCGAAACCGATAGCGTAGTAGTAGCGTGAGCGAAAGCTGAAAAGCAACCCTGGAAAGGTGTTGAAAAGTGCCTGAAACTGACAGGTTATCGCGTGATATGGCACGAAAGGATCTTCAAAGCGAAGGAACTCGTTGCAAGACGGTAGTACGGGTTTTGTTGCCGGTGTCATATCGTACGTTTTGAAGAACGGGCCAGAGAGTTTATTCTGTTGGCGACGGTTAATTTCTATGAAAGAAGCCAAAGGGAAACCAACAAGTCCGCAGCCGCAAGGTCAGGGACGACGTACTACCAGTGCGTGAAGTCAGCAGGATAAGACCCGAAGCCCGGCGATCTATGCGTGGGCAGGTTGAAGCGTGCCGAAAGGTGCGTGGAGGACCGCAAGCGGTTTTGATATGCAAATCATTCGCGTGACCTGCGTATAGGAGTGAAAGATTAATCGAGCCGGGCATCAGCTGGTTCCTCTCGAAACATGCCGTAGCATGACCTGGCCTGAGATAGACAGTGAGGTAGAGCACTGATTGGGGAAGCTGGGGGCGAAAGTCCTCACTCTCCTGTCAAACTCCAAATTCCCTGTCATCTGAGACGGCCGGAAGTCCGCATTACGGGGTAAGCTTGTAATGCGTAAGGGAGACAACCCAGACCGTGGTTAATGTCCCTCAGTGCAGGCTCAGTGTAAACACTGAAAGTAGTCCTGGGTCAAAGACAACTGGGAGGTGAGCTTAGAAGCAGCTACCCTTTAAAAAGTGCGTAACAGCTTACCAGTCAAGATTCAGGGCGCTGAAAATGGACGGGGCTTAAGCCTGCCACAGATACCACGGACCATATAATAGTATGATGGCGTAGAGAGGCGTCCTGCATGGGCGGAAGCAGGGTTGCAAGATCCTGTGGACCGTGTAGGAATGAAAATTCTGGCAGTAGTAGAAGCTTAAGATTGGTGAGAATCCAATCCGCCGCAGGGGCTAGGTTTCCTCGACAATGTTCGTCAGTCGAGGGTTAGTCGGTCCTAAGACGTACCGTAATTCGAGTACGCCGAAAGGGAAACAGGTTAATATTCCTGTACCTGCATCAAACAATCCTGACGCTTTCGGATAGGCATTGCGGAGCCGTCGCTCCGTCTAAGCTGGATATGAAATTGGAGTACCGTAATGGTGAGAATTTTTCTAAACGGTGATGGGGTAACAATGCTGATTCCAGGAGCCCGTGAAAAGGGTGATGTAGTCCGTACCGAGAACTGACACAGGTGCCCCTCGCTGAGAAGGCGAAGGCGTGTCGGGAGTAATCGTGTTAAGGGAACTCGGCAAATTAGCCCTGTAACTTTGGGATAAGGGGTGCCTGCCCAGCGATTGGGCAGGTCGCAGTGACAAGATCGCTCCGACTGTCTAATAACAACATAGCAGACTGCAACTCCGAAAGGACTCGTATAGTCTGTGATTCCTGCCCAGTGCGAGTATCTGAACACCGGGTTCAACCGGACGAAGGACTCGTAAACGGCGGGGGTAACTATGACCCTCTTAAGGTAGCGTAGTACCTTGTCGCTTAATTGGCGACTTGCATGAATGGAATAACGAGAGCGATACTGTCCCTAACACGAACCCGTTGAACCTTTTGTACTAGTGCAGAGACTAGTGACTCCTTATGGGAAGTGAAGACCCCGTGGAGCTTTACTGCAGCCTGTCGTTGGGTTACGGTATTACCTGCGCAGGGTAGATGGGAGACGTCGATCCAACCCTTGTGGGGGTTGGTTAGTCAACGATGAGACACCATCCTGGTTTTATTGTAATTCTAACTGATTTATCAGGACATCGATAGGTAGGCAGTTTGGGTGGGGCGCCACACCCTCGAAAAAATATCAAGGGTGCCCTAAGGTCAACTCAAGCGGGTCAGAAACCCGCTGAAGAGTGTCAAGAGCAAAAGTTGGCCTGACGCGATTTCGCATAGCAAGAAATCGCGAGAGGAAACTCGGGTCTAACGAACCAATACGCCCTGTTGATGAGGGCTATTGACTACAGAAAAGCTACCCCGGGGATAACAGAGTCGTCGCCGGCAAGAGCACATATCGACCCGGCGGCTTGCTACCTCGATGTCGGTTCTTTCCATCCTGGCTGTGCAGCAGCAGCCAAGGGTGAGGTTGTTCGCCTATTAAAGGGGATCGTGAGCTGGGTTTAGACCGTCGTGAGACAGGTCGGTTACTATCTATAAGGAGTGTCGGAAGTCTGAAGGCAAGAGTGAAATAGTACGAGAGGAACTTTCACTCGGCGCCTCTGGTCGATCGGTTGTCTGACAAGGCATGGCCGAGCAGCTACGCGCCAAGAGATAAAAGCTGAAAGCATCTAAGCTTGAAACTCAGCCTGAACAAGAGACTTCATTAAAGACCCGGGTAAAAGACCCGGTTGATAGGTTCGGGATGTAAGCACGAAGGCAACGACGTGTTCAGTCCGCGAATACTAATAGTCCTAATAACGTCAAATTCAGTTTCTCAAACCCAGACGAAATCCTGAAACGCTACTGATTCTTTTCATGCGTCTCCAACACTGTCCAAGCCAGGCCAAGATGGCGGAGCGGCCACGCGGTTGACTGCAGATCAACTACACTCCGGTTCAAATCCGGATCTTGGCTCTCAATAGCGGCCACAGCAGGTGTGTTACACCCGTTCCCTTTCCGAACACGGAAGTTAAGACCCCTCACGTGGATGACGGTACTGAGGTACGCGAGTCCTCGGGAAACCTTCCTCGCTGCTATTGTTCAAGTAAGAAATTATCTATTGTTACTGATACAGAAGCAAATGGCTTTATCGGGTCAAACCGATGTTCAGTTTCAATAGCGGCCACAGCAGGTGTGTTACACCCGTTCCCTTTCCGAACACGGAAGTTAAGACACCTCACGTGGATGACGGTACTGAGGTACGCGAGTCCTCGGGAAATCATTCACGCTGCTATTGTTCAAGTAAGAAATTCTATTTCGAGATAATATTTGTCAACAATTTCAGTATAGTTAGATAAATATTTAAAAAATATAATCAATTGTACCGTTATTATATGGTTGCCATCAGAAATGTTGAAGAATATGAGTGGCTCGTCTATCTATTTGATGGAGTAACCTTAGTTTTTGTCGGTCTATTTCTTATAGGAACATTAATTGGTTCTTCTAATAATGAAAGAACATTACCAACTATGGTAGCTTCTCTTGCCTGTATAGTTATGTCAATTTATTTTTTTGCTGAAGCTCTATTTGCACGAAATAAGAAAAAATTTGAATTAAAAATTTAAATATTTTAGATAATTCCTTATTTAATTAGATATTGAATATTTGTAACAAAATATTTCAGATATTATATATCATATAATATAATGCCTGAATTATCAGAAGAACGTGCGAATCAATTGGTCAATACATTTTCAACAATTTCAATCGCAGTTTATGTTGGTGTTGCGATTCTCCTTTCCATAATTGCGTTATTATCACTAATTGAATCTTTTCTTGAAGTTGTCGTAATTTTGTCTTCAATGCATTGGGAAGAAGGGATAGTCCAGGTGATATATTCAATTTTATTTACGATAATAATTATTGAGTTATTTGAAACCGTTACCGTTTATTTAAAAACAAAGCGGGTTCCAGTACGTGCTCTTCTTATTGTTGCATTAACTGCTCTGATCAGACATATAATTGTTATTAATATCAGTGAAACAGAAATATATCATTATTTAGGTATTTCTGTTATTATGGCGGTACTTATTGCAGGCGTCTATCTCTTAAAAGAAGATATTCATTCTGGTAATTTAATAAATTAGAAAACTTATTGAAATCTTTTTTTCCATGGTCAATCAGATATACTAAGAGCAATAATAGTTTCAGTATTGAGTAGGATATGAGTTCAAAAATAATAACCGACGGAACAGAAATTCTGACAGATGAACAAGCAGATGAATTATGGGAGCTAGGAAATAGTGGGGCACAAAATGCTGCAACTGCTCTTTCTTCTTTAATTGGAGTACCAATTTCGATCACTGTTCAAAAGATAATAATGGTAAGACTGGAAAATCTTCAAAACTATTTAGATGATTCGATTGCGTCAATGGTTGTATTCCAGGTACGTGGTCAGGTGTCAGGAAATGGATCAATAATTCTCCATGTACCAAAAAAATCAATAATCAGATTATCTTCGATAATGTTGGCAGCACCTGATGAGGATCGTGAAATTAGTGAAATGGATATGAGTATGCTTCATGAAATTGGGAATATAATGACATCTTCATATCTTGATGCATGTGCAAATCTGTTATCTCTTATGCTTATTCCA comes from Methanospirillum hungatei and encodes:
- a CDS encoding dihydroorotate dehydrogenase, with protein sequence MIRLSRESVHLAGVPARNHLVLAAGVLGTCASSLSRVLHQGAGAVVTKSIGPEPRYGHAGPCVVVLEDGVMNAMGLPNPSRDFVEELSTLVNEPVIVSIFGGNPEEFHEVAGWFAEKAQAFELNVSCPHAAGFGAQIGTNPDVVKACTEAVKEWKKPVWVKLTPNVTDITVIGKAAEEGGADAIVAINTVRAMRISTGLRRPVLGNKFGGLSGKAIFPIAVRCVYELYEACSIPIIGCGGISCAEDVIEMMMAGAEGVEIGSAVVQDPEIFRHIGEELYAPDGISAREIVGCAHV
- a CDS encoding dihydroorotate dehydrogenase electron transfer subunit; its protein translation is MSDGLPVPVTITRVVQESPGVRTIFFDQNFSSNPGQFVMVWVVGTDEIPMALSYPNAVTVQRVGEATSALVTMKPGEKIGIRGPFGNGFTIRGKILAIAGGVGTAPLLRIGLEYPDVTFLLGARTASELIFYSVLSSTCDVRIATDDGSAGYHGYVAGLLDEIDLDEYENIVVCGPDPMMRSVLSVLENRDVLEKSQFSMHRYMKCGVGLCGSCCIDPNGLCVCKDGPVFSGEMLLRSELGKYHRNAAGLKEK
- a CDS encoding phosphate-starvation-inducible PsiE family protein, with amino-acid sequence MPELSEERANQLVNTFSTISIAVYVGVAILLSIIALLSLIESFLEVVVILSSMHWEEGIVQVIYSILFTIIIIELFETVTVYLKTKRVPVRALLIVALTALIRHIIVINISETEIYHYLGISVIMAVLIAGVYLLKEDIHSGNLIN
- a CDS encoding chemotaxis protein CheC produces the protein MSSKIITDGTEILTDEQADELWELGNSGAQNAATALSSLIGVPISITVQKIIMVRLENLQNYLDDSIASMVVFQVRGQVSGNGSIILHVPKKSIIRLSSIMLAAPDEDREISEMDMSMLHEIGNIMTSSYLDACANLLSLMLIPSPPSMVIDMPHAVIQSVIAGQEFDEELDQILLFKTDMHCAEFDLEAGLLLLPSKSLLHELLERFRKVKADKT